Within Nematostella vectensis chromosome 1, jaNemVect1.1, whole genome shotgun sequence, the genomic segment TGCTTACAGGGCAGTTGTCACGTAAGGCTTACCATTTCCTCAGTGGAAGGGTTGGTTGTAGGGGTGGTTGGCGCCTCGGTGTTGCTGGATAAGCCGCTCCAGATGAATTCCCACACTGACCTCTTCTGGCGAGACTTGATCTCCGACACGATGTCCTGAATAACATCCTGCAGTCCCTCCATGCGGGCACCGACCTACGATGAAATCAAACTTAAGGTGAAATTAAACTTTTAGACAAAGGTCTAAGATACTCGCGGATTATATAATATTCCCTGGATAaatcagcccccccccccccccgcccccccaaaaaaagtaGATAAGTAGACGGTAATAGGGAAATGAATGATGGGAGGGGAATTTTCTACCACGACATTGAGAAAATATCTTTTCTACCTAGTTATCATACATTCCTGCACAACAGCCAACGACAGCTTCACACTCGTTTTTTACCTCGGCGATGTTCAGATGGTATCCAAGGAACTGCATGCGAAGGTTAGCGTTCATGTTTCGTGGGAGGAAGCTCTCAGGTACATTCATCTTGTTAAACTCCAAGTCCAAGCCAGTCTGGAACTTATCTAGGGATAAAAACCGTCATACTTACAATTTGAAATTCACGACCTCAAATGGCAACCTAACGACAATCTATGACAAACATGTTTAGAGTACTAGAGTCAAAATTTGTACTTTTAATGGACATTGTCACTAAGCACCATGCCATGTCAAATCATGCTCAAATGTGTGGGCTAATGGACGAGATGTACCTGAGAAGATAGCCAAGCGGAAGGCCTTGGAGTAGCTGAGACCGAAGGAGTAGTACGGGACGGACCGTAGAGCGAGGCGAGCGCACATTGCCCTACAACATTAGTCGCAGTCATCAGAAGTGAGCAGATACAGGTATATCAAGTAAATGGTTTACGAGTGAGGTTTAGTCTCGTGAGTAGAAGTTATTTTGTTAAAACTATTCGCAGACATTTTTTAACCGAGAGTATCATAACCTTTTAATAAACATTAGTCAAATGAAGAGAGGGGGTGCCTTCTCTAGATCACTCACCTATATTTCAACACAAAGTTTCAGCACAAAGTTGCTATTAAAAGCCAAAACAGAGAAGTAGGGTTCCCACTCTAGAACACGCACCTATCTTTCAGCCCAAGGTTACTATAGTAAGCCATGTAGGAGAGCTTGGGGTACCCTCTCTAGAACACTCACCTATCTTTCAGCACGAGATTGTTATAGTAAGCCATATAGGACAGCTTGGAGATGACGAGGGATGCGACCTGGTTTGATCGCTGTCCGTAGCTCTTCATCTCTTGCTTGATGGTGTTCACCAGGACCTGCATGTGGTGGAAGGTCGGGGCCTTGTCCAGCAGCAACACAGCGCATGCCATACGCACCTCGGGGTGGTTCGTGACGTTAATGAAATGCTTCAGAACAGTCATGGTGACCTGCAGGAATGTTGCAAGAAGTCGAGGTGACGGGATGAGATTCAGTAGTTAATCTTATATGCATTATTATTCTGTTGAAATCATATGGTCGCGATTGCTAAGTAGTAAAATCTAGAGTCGGGGttgtattaaaataattttaggTTCAGTCTATTATACAATGACAACCAAGGCACTTGGATTGGTCCAAAAATATGAATACTGATACCATATAACTCTTTTAATCTTTCGTCCTCTAGAGCGTAATTTTCAGTTTGGTTACCCCCTCTGGTAAGTCTGCAGTTGGTGAGAATACATCACCCCCTACTTTACATTACAACTCCTGCGTCGCCCAACCCCGGCCCCGATCTTAACTCCCTCTTTTCTGAGGATATACCGACATGGGGATGTGTTTTGAGACTTTGAACACATCTTTTAGTCGCGTACTCTCAGAATTTGAGATTTTGTGCAGATAATATAGCTAATACCTTGGTGTTCTTCTCATTTATCAGTCGCCTGAGCGCCCAGACGCTCTCGACTCGCAGCTCGGTGCACTTGTCGAAGTTAAGGTAGGCAAGGATGACATGTTGGCAGGCTCTCAGACCGGCGTTCCCGATCGCCTTGATGTACATGATCTTCTCATGGATATCCTTAACCTTCATAAGGCGGTCATTCAGCATCTAATAGGTAGATATATATCAGTTCGGTGGACACCCTGAACCTGTATAAGGCGGTCATTTGGCGTCCAATAGGCAGATATATATATTAGTATTCGTAGATATCCTGAACCTTGTTAAGGCGATCATTTGGCGTCTATTAGGCAGATATATATTAGTATGTTAGATACCCTGAACCTCCTTAAGGCGATCATTTGGCGTCTAATAGGCAGATATTTATTAGTATGGTAGATATATTGAACCTCCTTAAGGCGATCATTTGGCGTCTAATAGGCAGATATATATTAGTATGGTAGATATCCTGAAACTCCTTAAGGCGATCATTTGGCGTCCAATAGGCAGATATATATATTAGTATAGTAGATATCCTAGGGCTGTGGCATCTACAAATTGATCACGCAATTAATACTTTGAACTTTCAACAAACAATCACATGGTATCTACAAGGCGAATAGATCATATTCGCGATCACGCTATAACGTCTGAGGATGAATGACCTACCTTAGCAATTTCGCTCAGTTTCATCTGCACATCGACTCGCTGCTTGAACTCCGGTTGGTACGTAATCCTGTTGACGAGAGCGCCAAGGGAGAGGAAGCACTGGCGGCGGATGGGGAAGTGCTCAGGGGTCTTGAGAAGGTCCATGTCACAAAGCTCCTGTTATACAATAGAAGACATAATCAGAACTACGTCATGATTAGAACGAATGATCGGTAATTGTCACGATTCAAGATCAAGGGTTAGGGGACATTTAAAGTCTTGGTTGGTAAGGTGGAGCAAATGTGACGAGATGTTTTAACatgattaaaataaacaaaatggaTAAAAGGAGGTGGTGTTAGAGTTAGGGGTTAGCGCACAAGGAAAGGCTAATTTGATGTGGGTGGCTTGTGTGACAAGTTGTTGGGTGATCAGTTGATCAGGTGCGTACATGTGTAGGAGTTTCGCAAGCGCGAGTGTAAGTATGACAGGAGGCTACTAACAGGTACAGGAACTTAGTGATAGTCTACTCTAAGTGTTCCCCACACTAAGGGCGGCTGGGTGAGGGACTAATTCTTTACCTGGACGACCGTCAGATGAGCCAACGTGACCTTTGGAGTGAATGGTATGTTGAAGAGAGTGCGGTTAAGGACGTCAATCGGCAGCTTTTTCAGGACAgccattttctttaaaatgaaCGTCACTTCATCTGATCCAGCGATGGTGAAGGCATCGAGAAGGATGGCTCTACATAATCCAAGAAAAGCAAATAcaacttttgaaaaaattCAGGTAAATATCTCAGCCATGTAGAAGACACCGAGAGACCCGACAGGAGAACAACAGTAGTAACAACCTTGGTAGTTAGCTCAATTAGAGGTGTGTGACACAAACGAAACAGGCTGGAGTCAAGTTAGATCGCCAGGAATCCCTGGCTAGGGTTAGAGTAAGAGTATTATCTAGAATTATCTAGAAAGAAACCGGACGGTCTGCATAGGCAGGGTTCACACGTAAAAATTTCATGTTAATGTCCCACTAAAAACAGAGTTCATTCGTTAACGTTTCGAGCATTGGCCCTTACCTGATCTTGGGTCTCTGCTCAGTAAAGATAGTCTGGATGAGTTCAGTCAGGAAGCAAGGGCCCTGCTTGGGGACCTTAAGGAGCCTGACGTTGGTGATGATCTCAGTGATCATACGAGGGATATCTTCAGTCGTCAGATCCTGCTTTGTTTTCAGCACTTCGATCAGACGCTTAACCTGCAGGAGGGCgacaaattttttttacaaatacaTTCACCATTGAGGGCAACAAAGACGCTAAGGATTTGTACTAAAACATTAAACACTGAGAGCAGCAGAGACGCTAAAAGTTCATCAGCGCTAGGGATTTATACCAAAATATTTGACGACGATGGCAATTTGAATTCCCTAAGAAGCGCTAAATAATGTGACGCATGCTTTTGCTGCAAAGTGTACGCGCAATCAACACATGACATAGacagaaacaaaatgaatacaataaataaaaaattcttTCTCCAGCCTTCTTAATTCAGGGAATCCCAGATTGTAACAGTTGAAAGATCTTACCCTGGTCTGAATTCCCTGTTGGTACTGAGCGAACCCTCGAAGTTCTTCCTCGGGATGCACGGCCCTGAAGCTTAGCCCAGTCTTCTTAGTGTTCATGAGAGCTAAAAACACAGAGACAAAACACATTCATATTACTCAAGCCCAGAGACAGAGGGAAAACACATACATATTACTCAAGCCCAGAAACAGAGGAAAATAACTaaagaaaaagtattttttacaATATCAAAGAAGAGTCAAGAACTCTTATAAATGAGAGAAATCATTTCCCATATTACTGAGCCCCGGGGAGAGAGAAAGGGGAAATATCTAGAGGTTTACTTCACCCTATCAATGTATAAAAAGCCAAGTGATAATGGCATTTTAGTTTCCATTATCTACAGAGAGCATTGCATGTCACGAAGAAAACACAAACATTTAGGGTAGGTTGAGCTCCTAATTTAAAAACCATGAAGAAGTCCAAGTGTATGGGGTAAAACTTTCAACTCACGTTTAGCgactttgttttttgttgacaGAAGGACGAGCTTCTGCCTGGAAGACGATAATCAAGTCATCAGATAAAGCGAACATTACAACTTTACATAATACAAGGCGACTGTGTATTACTATAAAGTGTTAcagccatttatttgttatggGCTGACTTACTTGACGATGGCGTGGATCTGTCCGGCAAACTCGGACATTGGTGTGACGACATGGGCCTCCTCGGCAAGGACCTCGACCATTTTCCAGTTGACAAAGATGTACCGAATACTTCCGGCCTGGCGGAGGTAGGGGGTGAAGCCTAGGCTCTGTTGGGTTAGCAAGACCATAGCCATTAAAACCAATACCCTCGTCAAACCTCCACAActaccacaaccatcatccaCATCATTGCCACCACCTCAATCTTCCTCCGCACTACCACCACCCATggttattaccatcatcacaataACCACGACCCCCATCACCAACACTAGAcgctaccatcaccaccaacttCATCGTTACCAACATCCACATCTatatcaccaacatcatcgtcatcaccatcaacatcatcatcgccaaCGTCATCCACATTACTGCATTTTTATCAACGTcttcaacatcaacatcatcatcatccccaACAAGTCATCCACATTACTGCATTCTCATCaacgtcatcaccatcaacatcatcatccttaACAACGTCATTCACTTTACTGCATTCTCATCaacgtcatcaccatcaacatcttTATCATCCCCAACCACGTCATCCACATTACGgcaacattatcatcaacgTCATAATCGTTGTCGCAATTATCACAAACGTCATTCATTACTATCACGATAACCATAGTGATCATCATGAAACtataattattatcataactCCGAGATCGATCACCTTCTGACAGGAATTGCAGATTCTTCCAAAGAAGATGCTCTCCTTGATCTCCGGCCTGCGGAGACAGCGCTGGTAGTCGATGGTCTTGGTAACCTTGGTGACATTCGCATCAGCCCGTTCTCTCTCGTTCAGGGTCGTGTACGTCACGGGGCAGTACCCAACCAAGGTGTTCTGAGAATGTAAACAGGGTCTTAGATAAGGATGAATCTATCGCGAGGAGCTAACTGGGATGCCATGACAATCCCAATTTAATTTTTCGATAACCATTTCGCAAAACATATGAACATTTTTTACAACAGAAAGTACACGAGATTTAAAAAGCGTTGTGAGGAAACACAAACTAGGGTGTATGAGGATATCATAAGGTCCAGAATAATCATGAATAATAATCTCGTATAAAGGGCGTAGTGGTCCTTAGCAAGTAAGCCAAAACCGGCATCGAAAACTACTGGACCTGAATACTCAAGTGAGcagaaattacttttactgtGGATGATAGATTAGGCTTTAAAAAAACGATGAattaaaattttcaaaaatgaTAGGAACTACATCAAATAAAGCTTTTAGGGGTAGCTCCTTGCCCTGCTGAAGGCCATACTGAAaatgaactaaaaaaaactgggTCAGTGTTTCTTACCTCCATGACAGTGAAGACACTGTTCTCGTGTTTGGTCCTGGGAGAGATCTGTACAAGGTTGAGGATACCCCGCTTGATGTTTAGACTCCACTCGGGGTCTTCCCTCTCAGCTCTCACGGATTTGATCAGGCCACTGGGACCGACCGAGAAGTCGGCATCTACCGGGCGCTGCAGCTCCGTGATGGCTTCTGGGATGGCATCGATCTGAGTGGGCGTCTCCTTATCAGCGAGAACCTCAAGCTGGTGGATGTTGATGTTCTTGAGCTGGAAGCATCAGAACATAAGGATGTCACCAGATAACACAGGGTTACCAAATAATCAGGATGTCACCAGATAACACAGGGTTACCAAATAGTGGTAATACAGGGAAATGCATAAGGATGTTACCAGATAACACAGGGTTACCAAATAGTGGTAATACAGGGAAATGCATAAGGATGTCACCAGATAACACAGGGTTACCAAATAGTGGTAATACAGGGAAATGCATACTGTACGCACAACATCAGTGAATATACATTGGCATGGAATGAGTCACAGGGATATCATTAGAATGCACAGGGTTTCAGAGTGTAAGGGAAAATAGAGGGAAGTACCGACCAGAGAGTGTACAAAGGTGAACCTTAAGCAGGTCGCCCTATCTAAGAGACTACCAAACCAAACGAATACACAGAGATACCAAAAGACTACTCAGGGATTTACCAAAAGAGTACACAGGGATACCAAAGAGTTCACAGGGGTACCACAGAGTACACAGGGATACCAAAGAGTTCACAGGGGTACCACAAAAGACTACTCAAGGTACCAAAAGAGTACACAGGGATAACAAACAAATACACAGGGATATCAAACGAGTACACAGGTATAGCAAACGAGTACAAAGCTGTACCATAAGAGAATACCAAACCAAACGAATACAAAACAGGGATAAAAACGAATACACAGGGACCTGACTGGGATGGTGGATCGCGCACCTTGAGCTGCGCCTTGTTGTTTGTCAGGTAGTCCAAGAGAGCGAGGCACTTCACCCGCAGCCCGATCTGCTTGTTCGCCTCGTTTGGGATCTTGTGGATCACATCGCTCTGGTACTGGAAGATGTATCGCTTCCCTACCCAGGGATCTAACAGATAAATACATGGTTTACATATAGGGATCCCAAATATAGAGATGACTTTTATATATGAGCAAGGCTACCAAATATAGAGATGACTTTCATATTAGGGCAAGGCTACCAAATATAGAGATGACTTTCATATATGGGCAAGGCTACCAAATATAGAGATGACTTTCATATTAGGGCAAGGCTACCAAATATAGAGATGACTTTCATATATGGGCAAGGCTACCAAATATAGAGATGACTTTCATATATGGGCAAGGCTACCAAATATAGAGATGATTTTCATATATGGGCAAGGCTACCAAATATAGAGATAACTTTCATATATGGGCAAGGCTACCAAATATAAAGATGTCTTTCATATATGGGCAAGGCTACCAAATATAAAGATGTCTTTCATATATGGGCAAGGCTACCAAATATAGAGATGACTTTGATATGTGGGCATAACTACCAAATATGGGGATAATATTATAATGGCTATGGCTACCCATAATAATGggtaatattattataatgaaCATCGCTACCCATACAAAATCAACAAATTACAAAGATAAATTTTATCTTCTTTTTGTAAGGATTTATCATAAAAGGTTATGGTTTTGACACAAGAGATTTTAATATAACGAAACATAAATGCACAGGGTCGTaaaggggggtatggatcaTGTTTCACGAACCGGGCAAAATGGCTTTTTCACTTTTCACGGACCGAAAAATGGGCTTTTAAATCgttaaatcacgtttcacggacgtcGGAATGGACGATTTCACGTTTTTCGACAgtgaaaaatggccaaatcCCGTTTCACGATAATACCCTTTACCACCCTGAATGTAGCATCAAGCAAACGCAATAGAAAAACAGGAAGAAAGGAAGCGTAGGCAGGTAGATAAATTAGAATTGACCAAAGTACACGACCAAATAAAAgcgaaaaacaaacaaaaaagaaggGGCGTTAAGGTTTAGGTTTGAGACACTAaattaaaaattgaaataCTAAAATCAACtttagaagaaaaagaaaacgaaaTCAGTCAGGTGTTAAGCACAAAATAATTTCTAGAGTACTTACGTTCCTTGTCGGCCTCTGTCGATATATGCAAGAGAAAAACAATGCGTAAGTTATCGAAAAGCATTGGAAGACATGAGGTGCATAACAGTGAAATGATGTGTGATAAAACAGTACTATATTACGGTTAAACGAACTTCATTATTTTCCATTACTTACGCGTGAGTGCAGCAAGAAGCAGAATTCCCAAAAGCTTCCACATCGTGTCGATAGCGAGAGGTCTTGAGAAAGTGACTATCGATGGGACGGGCGGCGGCTTTTATAAGCTCAACACTGAGCTACCTGCGGACCCCATCATTACACATCAGACATAACACCCGTGTCATCCAAGACCCCAGCCAAGACTGCGCGGTAGGGCCCTTCAAGGAGGGTCATTACCGTTCCAAGTCCGGATTCCACTTTCAACCTCGTCTGACTATAACAAGGGACCTTCTAATTACAATCAGGCGCATTATTACAGAAGGATAATTTGCTCAAAAGCTGTAGTAGAAAGTCGGGGGAGTGCTTGGTAACAATACACTAACGTTAATACAGGGGCGTAAATGGGAAAAAGACACCGCCCTAATGCATTTAAAGGGGGGCGTTAATCGGTATGCGGCAGATATATTGTCAGTCTCGTGAGGATTTGGCTCCATATTATGGCTAGACAGACCCCCATGCTGTTACTTTGATGCTAGCGTATCTCGTCGCACACGGAATACCTTTTGTTAAAAGTACGCAGTAAGGGTCCGTCCGGGCAATCTATATGTGAACGGACAGTCAAAGAGAATTAAAAGCAATATAAGGAAAGCTAATTCCTGACTTATGCGAACAAAAGGGCGTGTTCTATTTTTGAAAAGTCGGTTGGGGAGGTCAAGGGAGCACAGCAGGTTATGACATGATGATCACATGTTAGGGCTGCAACGCGCATCTATGAACAGCGCGTACTAGTGATGATTCAAAAAGACTTACTCAAGTAATTATTAGTTAACCGAATCACATTCCAGCAAACGCAGGCAGGTCTGACACATATTTGATTCACCCAAGTGACGGTATAACGCAGTGTTGAATCAGAATTTGTCCCGAGTGTAATGCTATTATACAAAGCCACAGAATGAATGTTTACACGACCTTGGTAAGGTTGAATATTGTTTACCCCTCTCAGTTTCGAGAATAAGtgtgtttttttcaaaacatgGCGTTCTTGCTCTACCCTTGGCGTGCCGCTTGTCTGGAGCTCATCGCAAATTGAGCCAAACAGTCTTTCTTTAGCAATCAATAGAGATTACTCTTCGCGATTTTGCACTTTGAATAACTGTTCAGTACAAGCCCTTTGTGCTTCGAGAGGTTTTCGTCAAGTGGCGACAAGATATCGATTACCGTCCATTATGATGTTTGGGTGTGAGCGACGTGTTATTGACCGGGTTCACGAGCACTAGACTGACGAGGGGCTCGCTAATGAAGCAAGCAGGAAATCCCTCTTGAGATGCGAGTGCGCTTAGaatcaatgaaaaaaaacttgttagaaaaacaatattagCTTTTCGCCGCACTGAAGATGATAAAAAGTGTTCAGCGCTTATATATCCTACCTGTTAGTTAAAGCCAGATAGTAATATGAATGATATTTCTTGTAAGGTGTATCCGTATGACCATGAGAGATGAGACATTAAGGAACCTGGGAGGAATCACAGGCACGctggggggatggggggccATGGGCGCTATAGCATCacctattattaaaattaCTGTAGACGGCAAAAAGGCCATCTACGAATACAAGCTTTGTACAGAGATGGTGTTACATTTACAATGAACCTACTGTATAAGAATTTCTCTAAGAGTCCTTTCTTTTGATATTCTTAAGACTAATGAACTTATGGAATTGATAAGTTAAGGTGGTACAAGATGAGCGTCTATCGTTTATGAGGGTCTCGAGATCATTTCCCTGCGGATTCATGTCTTACTACTTCCCAATTCATTAGAGACCTTTGGAAGCAAAGCATGTAAGACCACCTTAAAGATTTTATAATTTATCCTGTCAGTCGTGCCAAGGTAAGGAAATAAAATTAACCATAATAACCCTCAAAATCATCTATACAAACTGTGAATACAAGACAAAACAATTATTCTGTGATTGGGCAAGATCCATGCACATTGTCGCCGCCCACCGCCCGGGACATATAGACATAAAACGGCGGTATCATATTACAATGGCTGGACTTTGATCAAAAGCTCACACTTTCTTAGTAGTGTTTTATAAAGGCGGAATGATAAacgaaaaaaatagttttactGCAAAGGCCGGCTTGTCTTATTTAGCCATTTAGCGTACTCAACGCTTGCTCTCTCCAAATAACCTTTCGCGGATGAAAATAGATAAGATCCAAAGGATAGATAACCTTTTTCATAAGCCGTATCCTACAACCATGATTAGATGTCCAGACATAAATCCTCCATAACTCGTACCTAAGGCCAAGTTCAAACCtcatattatccatgagccgtattcaatgcaaatgcatgcaaatgaagatgaaacaatcgtctcgattcatttgcaagcatttgcattgaatacggctcatggataatacgacgtttgaacttagcctaaccGGTCTTCAAAAGCTAACCCTGTTTATTTCCTAGCAAATGAATGCTTGAAAAAAAGACACGAAACATCTCAAGAAACGATTCTTATTTGTTAAAGCCGAATTCGTTGTTGCTCGTCCGTCGAGAATTCGAATCCATTTCTCCCATTTCTGGTCTGGGAATAGCATGACTTGCGTTaaaagatcacgtgaccagTGGCAAGTCCAAGCCAAAATAATCACAGAGATAACTGCGCCCTTCACGCCAgagagcgacaaaaaaaatatttacataaaaatcaattcttcccgaaaaaaaactttcttatTTTATTCGTAAGTgctaaatatatattttttaatatggTAATACGTTCCATGTTTGCCTAAGGTTCATAAAAGTGCCTTGAAAGTGCCCGCAAAGACCGCTGGGTGTCCGAGCGTGCGCACTAATATAAAGACTTGCCACCAGTCTAAGGAAACGATTTCGTCTCTCTCCTGCAACCAAACGCGCAACACAACACAAGGGACTGG encodes:
- the LOC5514430 gene encoding vitellogenin; the encoded protein is MWKLLGILLLAALTQADKEHPWVGKRYIFQYQSDVIHKIPNEANKQIGLRVKCLALLDYLTNNKAQLKLKNINIHQLEVLADKETPTQIDAIPEAITELQRPVDADFSVGPSGLIKSVRAEREDPEWSLNIKRGILNLVQISPRTKHENSVFTVMENTLVGYCPVTYTTLNERERADANVTKVTKTIDYQRCLRRPEIKESIFFGRICNSCQKSLGFTPYLRQAGSIRYIFVNWKMVEVLAEEAHVVTPMSEFAGQIHAIVKQKLVLLSTKNKVAKPLMNTKKTGLSFRAVHPEEELRGFAQYQQGIQTRVKRLIEVLKTKQDLTTEDIPRMITEIITNVRLLKVPKQGPCFLTELIQTIFTEQRPKIRAILLDAFTIAGSDEVTFILKKMAVLKKLPIDVLNRTLFNIPFTPKVTLAHLTVVQELCDMDLLKTPEHFPIRRQCFLSLGALVNRITYQPEFKQRVDVQMKLSEIAKMLNDRLMKVKDIHEKIMYIKAIGNAGLRACQHVILAYLNFDKCTELRVESVWALRRLINEKNTKVTMTVLKHFINVTNHPEVRMACAVLLLDKAPTFHHMQVLVNTIKQEMKSYGQRSNQVASLVISKLSYMAYYNNLVLKDRAMCARLALRSVPYYSFGLSYSKAFRLAIFSDKFQTGLDLEFNKMNVPESFLPRNMNANLRMQFLGYHLNIAEVGARMEGLQDVIQDIVSEIKSRQKRSVWEFIWSGLSSNTEAPTTPTTNPSTEEMDEYSGTPDLPTTSTPHVSEKKISMFVKLFGQELKFTEITPKIVQEVSEQLIALLRGTKQTIETPLGDISITKNKISIKQDITKAFLPVHARQLVPTMCGMPLNMHLISSMVSDVTMDLQIEAQPSWWSFAKLDTLKTKLHVKPSISTFTLGQVNVHNPFVRVGVLVDNKMQMRPWLKIDMDYTPDKQYTWKIENPKTSQEVFVMAPHSKDPSIQGFCGIVEIMKFKEYSIERRHISLDIPRLHLTTIDPICFGDAFTGVERCITGVLPTLAALRLREVPVLSTLFRSEVHVVSTPTKDAAEFVTIQLKVKENSAQQMQIEGTFSSSGQTVKRDFPMNITFNYQTRQLIIEASPMRLPGYSPETFFKLTADLPELKTWDLEFLFGIKSMPYRVQIQGRIEPTNRRRLNLTCVWDKLPVYLTTFLKDWEPQLLYFLQTFSSVSHFNSTQGQSLEIVMELLSPLTALLKARTPVGFFQSKVMSLPVRINKLPGSLQDIRELAYAECRLSHQKLELFDNQSIKLNQDKPKCVQYVLAQDRNNEVFRVLAKRDQQNRLHLQVIVKITKQVIIKVSPDLTVTVNGKACEDKVCEVSGAARIVRREQRIKVQINYKLSSLHVVYMSNRIQVHANPFLQNRLRGLCGDMNGEQYDEFQSPTGEFLNNADQFQKAWRLTC